The following coding sequences lie in one Arachis stenosperma cultivar V10309 chromosome 5, arast.V10309.gnm1.PFL2, whole genome shotgun sequence genomic window:
- the LOC130980284 gene encoding probable galactinol--sucrose galactosyltransferase 5, whose amino-acid sequence MSKIKFTQMAPNLNESSTDHQNGSHHTSSPFTIDESNLLVNGHVILSDVPKNITLTPSSVAATTTTTQGCFLGFRANEPRSHHVKSLGKLRNTKFMSIFRFKVWWTTLWVGSNGRDLETETQFLMLDEWNDGTCRRPYVLLLPIIEGSFRASLQAGQDDNVDVCVESGSSKVTGSSYDSVVYVHAGNDPFELVKEAMKVVRSHLGTFNLLEEKTPPGIVDKFGWCTWDAFYLTVHPQGVWEGVKALVEGGCPPGLVLIDDGWQSITHDSDPITKEGMNQTVAGEQMPCRLIKYEENYKFRDYVSSSSDKKGLGAFVKDLKKGFETVEYVYVWHALCGYWGGIRPQVPGMPESTVERPKLSPGLETTMEDLAVDKIVNNGVGLVPPHLVDEMYEGIHSHLENAGIDGVKVDVIHLLEMVCEKYGGRVDLAKAYYKALTASVRKHFKGNGVIASMEHCNDFMLLGTEAISLGRVGDDFWCTDPYGDPNGTFWLQGCHMVHCAYNSMWMGNFIHPDWDMFQSTHPCAAFHAASRAISGGPIYISDTVGNHNFELLRKLVLPDGSILRCQHYALPTRDCLFSDPLHDGKTMLKIWNLNKYTGVLGAFNCQGGGWFRETRTTKCALEFSHLVSTKANIKDIEWNNGNNPIPVENVQTFAMYFSQAKKLVLSSPNEYHEISLEPFNFELVTVSPVRSLNCGGSNKVVNFAPIGLVNMLNNSGAIQTLDFDEEKNVVEVGVRGAGEMRVFSSESPRACKIDGKDVDFEYEEGMVVVQVPWPSSSKSSIVQYTY is encoded by the exons atgtccAAAATCAAATTCACCCAAATGGCTCCAAACTTGAATGAATCATCCACCGATCACCAAAACGGTTCCCACCACACTTCATCACCATTCACTATAGATGAGTCAAACCTATTAGTCAACGGCCACGTCATCCTCTCCGATGTCCCAAAAAACATCACTCTTACTCCCTCCTCCGTTGCCGCCACCACTACCACCACCCAAGGCTGCTTCCTCGGCTTTAGAGCCAACGAGCCGAGAAGCCACCACGTGAAGTCCCTCGGAAAACtaagaaacacaaaattcaTGAGCATTTTCAGGTTCAAGGTGTGGTGGACAACACTCTGGGTCGGTTCCAACGGCCGAGACCTTGAAACGGAAACCCAGTTTTTAATGCTGGACGAATGGAACGACGGCACGTGTCGTCGTCCCTACGTCCTTCTCCTTCCGATTATCGAAGGGTCGTTCCGCGCATCGTTGCAAGCGGGACAAGACGACAACGTGGACGTGTGCGTCGAGAGCGGTTCCTCAAAGGTAACCGGATCCTCGTACGACAGTGTCGTCTACGTGCACGCGGGGAACGACCCTTTTGAGTTGGTCAAGGAAGCCATGAAGGTTGTTAGGTCTCACCTTGGAACTTTTAATCTGTTGGAGGAGAAGACTCCGCCGGGGATAGTTGACAAGTTCGGGTGGTGCACCTGGGATGCATTCTACCTTACGGTGCACCCTCAGGGTGTTTGGGAAGGTGTTAAGGCTCTCGTTGAAG GTGGTTGTCCACCGGGGCTTGTTCTGATCGACGACGGGTGGCAATCAATCACCCACGATTCAGACCCGATTACTAAGGAGGGGATGAACCAGACGGTGGCCGGAGAACAAATGCCATGCAGGCTCATCAAATATGAAGAGAACTACAAGTTTAGGGACTATGTAAGTAGCTCAAGTGACAAGAAAGGTTTAGGTGCCTTTGTGAAGGACCTAAAGAAAGGGTTTGAAACTGTGGAATATGTGTATGTGTGGCATGCCCTATGTGGTTATTGGGGTGGGATAAGACCTCAGGTTCCGGGGATGCCGGAATCCACCGTGGAGCGGCCGAAGCTGTCCCCGGGGCTGGAGACTACTATGGAGGACTTGGCCGTAGATAAGATTGTCAATAATGGTGTGGGGTTGGTACCACCACATTTGGTGGATGAAATGTATGAAGGGATTCACTCTCATTTGGAAAATGCTGGCATTGATGGGGTCAAAGTTGATGTCATCCAT TTGCTGGAGATGGTGTGTGAGAAATATGGGGGTCGTGTAGATCTGGCAAAGGCATATTATAAAGCTCTCACTGCTTCAGTCAGAAAACACTTCAAAGGAAATGGTGTCATTGCCAGCATGGAGCATTGCAATGATTTCATGTTGTTAGGAACTGAAGCCATTTCCCTTGGTCGCGTTG GTGATGATTTCTGGTGCACTGACCCATATGGTGATCCAAATGGTACATTTTGGCTACAAGGTTGTCACATGGTGCATTGTGCATACAACAGCATGTGGATGGGGAACTTCATCCACCCAGATTGGGACATGTTCCAATCTACACACCCTTGTGCTGCTTTTCATGCAGCCTCAAGAGCCATTTCTGGTGGTCCTATTTACATTAGTGACACTGTTGGCAACCACAACTTTGAACTCCTCAGGAAATTGGTCTTGCCAGATGGCTCCATCCTAAGGTGTCAACACTATGCTCTCCCAACTAGGGACTGTCTCTTTTCTGACCCACTTCATGATGGCAAAACTATGCTCAAAATATGGAACCTCAATAAG TACACTGGAGTTCTTGGAGCATTTAACTGCCAAGGTGGAGGGTGGTTCCGTGAAACAAGAACAACCAAATGTGCTTTGGAGTTTTCTCATTTGGTATCAACAAAAGCCAACATCAAAGACATTGAATGGAATAATGGCAACAACCCAATCCCCGTTGAAAATGTTCAAACTTTTGCAATGTATTTCAGCCAAGCCAAGAAGTTAGTCCTCTCATCACCAAATGAGTACCATGAAATCTCATTGGAGCCATTCAACTTTGAGCTTGTAACTGTGTCACCAGTTAGATCCTTGAACTGCGGTGGCAGCAACAAGGTTGTGAATTTTGCTCCTATTGGTCTGGTGAACATGTTGAACAACAGTGGAGCAATTCAAACATTGGACTTTGATGAGGAGAAGAATGTTGTTGAGGTTGGTGTTAGAGGAGCTGGGGAGATGAGGGTCTTTTCCTCAGAGAGTCCTAGAGCTTGTAAGATTGATGGCAAAGATGTCGATTTTGAGTATGAAGAGGGAATGGTTGTAGTTCAAGTGCCATGGCCAAGTTCATCAAAATCGTCCATCGTTCAGTATACATATTAA